Genomic window (Candidatus Oleimmundimicrobium sp.):
TCGGAAAGTTACCGGCTCTTCAAGGTGGAGGTAGATAGGTTACATAAAATTTTGCTAAAGATGTTTTTGTCTTCCGAAAGGGGGGAATGGCGTTTGAAGCAAAAAATTAATATTTTCTTAGTAAAGGGGGTGAATTCTGTGAGAAAATTTAAAGGAGAAAAAGGTTTTACGTTAGTCGAGTTGATGGTGGTTATTCTCATTATCGGAATCTTGGTGGGTATAGCTATTCCGGTGTATAACCAGGCACAAGCCAAAGCTAAAGCAAATGCGTGTAAGGCAAATTTAAGGACGTTGGATGGAGCCATTCAAACCTATAATGCAACTACGGGTGATTATCCAGATGTAGAGACTTATACAGACCTTGTTGCTAATGATATGTTGGTACCTGACTACATAAAGATTG
Coding sequences:
- a CDS encoding prepilin-type N-terminal cleavage/methylation domain-containing protein, with protein sequence MNSVRKFKGEKGFTLVELMVVILIIGILVGIAIPVYNQAQAKAKANACKANLRTLDGAIQTYNATTGDYPDVETYTDLVANDMLVPDYIKIAPKCPDSAGIYTYTNATHSVTCSVSGHNY